The genomic region GCTTCAGAAGAACTTCCCTGTCAGCCTCCGTCAGCTCCCGTGGACTCGTCTCGTGTCCCTCATCATACTTGTgcttcttcctctttgtctgAACCAGCAGGAAGTGTGAGTACAGGTCGGTCAGGGTCTTGGgcagctctcctctctgctctgtggtcAACATGTGGTCCAGAACTGTAGCCGTGATCCAGCAGAAGACTGGGATCAGACACATGATGTGGAGGCTCCTGGATGTCTTGATGTGTGAGATGATTCTGCTGGACAGCTCTTCATCGCCGACTCTCCTCCTGAAGTACTCCTCCTTCTGGGCGTCGGTGAAGCCTCGTACTTCTGTTACCCTGTCAACACGTGCAGGAGGGATCTGATTGGCTGCCGCGGGTCGGGAAGTGATCCAGACGAGAGCCGAGGGCAGCAGATTCCCCTCGATGAGGTTTGTCAGCAGCAGGTTGACTGATGACGTCTGTGTGACATCAGATACGACCTCATTGTTGTTGAAATCCAGAGAAAGTCTGCTTTCGTCCAGGCCGTCAAAGATGAACAAAACGTTACAGACGGCGAGCTCCTCTGCTGTGACCTTCTGTAATGTTGGATGGAAAACATGGAGCAGCGAGAGGAGACTGAGCCGCTCATCTCTGATCAAGTTCAGCTCCCTGAACGAaagcagaaccaccagactgaCATCCTGGTTC from Plectropomus leopardus isolate mb unplaced genomic scaffold, YSFRI_Pleo_2.0 unplaced_scaffold94382, whole genome shotgun sequence harbors:
- the LOC121940820 gene encoding protein NLRC3-like, with product ENQDVSLVVLLSFRELNLIRDERLSLLSLLHVFHPTLQKVTAEELAVCNVLFIFDGLDESRLSLDFNNNEVVSDVTQTSSVNLLLTNLIEGNLLPSALVWITSRPAAANQIPPARVDRVTEVRGFTDAQKEEYFRRRVGDEELSSRIISHIKTSRSLHIMCLIPVFCWITATVLDHMLTTEQRGELPKTLTDLYSHFLLVQTKRKKHKYDEGHETSPRELTEADREVLLKLGRLAFEHLEKGNIMFYQEDLERCGLDVTEASVYSGVCTQIFRRESVIFQKTVYCFVHLSVQEFLAA